GGGAGATGCGGCTGTTGGTGCCAAAGTTGGTGGAAGTAGAAAGGGAACAGGGCCTGCCAAAAATGTTATTCGGATTAGTTTATGTTAATGTAGCCAATGAATACGTGATTGATTATAGGTGAAAGCATTCGTTGTTAATACACTTCACAATATTGTTTAACCTTATGTGTTACACTCCTCGGGGTGGCTAAGTCCCCAAGCAGTACGAATAGACCACCAagcatttctttaaaaaaaaatacccATGAGTAGTACATGCAAATCCTTAGAGGAACTCTTCGTAAGAATCCTTTGCCTTATAACTTACTTAACAAACGGAACACATTCATTAACTATCATATTATATCTTAACTATTACGATGTACTATTTAGGATTATTTAGGATGACATAGAACATGTCATAGCGCCACTTTACCTAAGCCTATGACACTAGACCATTTGACTACTTGCCCTTGACTCACCAATAGTGACCCGACATGTTGCGTGTCGAGACAAGGGACGACATGGATATAAGACTCAGGGCCTAAGGTCAAAGCCAAGCAATATACATCTCCTCTCTTACTACCTAACTCCAAGCACTATCTTCCCCTTCCTATCTCCTACTTTGACCACCCTACTAGACAGCTCTCCGCCCTGTCCTACACAGGGTGAACCACTCatcttagtcacctatcaacatcCTCGTTTGATGCATATTTAAAAAGGGGTATTAGAACATGATCCTGTAAATATGTAGAAGAAAACTTCAAAAACGTTACCTGGAGCTGGTAGAGGAGTGCCAGAAGCTGCAAAATGCAAGAAATGAGGTGTTAGAGAGTCACTGATCTCATTAAAAATTGATGGATTTTATATGAGGCAGACTAATTAGTCGAAGTTATAATATAAAACCAAGAGAAATCAAGCTCTGCACCTTTACACTGCACTGGTACACCACCCATGTTACAAGCTCGAGGCAGACTAAGTGCCAGGGTTCTATTTATGGGCAATTGAAAAGGTACACTAGCAGTAATAATAAGACAAGCACAATCCATGCTAGTACTCATAAGCGACTTCAATGAACTACAACAGCCTTGTGTTGGTGATGATGAGCCATTCCCACTGCTCCcagtaataaaatttaagcatggggtGAAGCTGGAGATCATTGAGGCACTGCAGGCTGTAGAAATCTGTCCATTAACCGAAACCATCGAAAGGGTTGATAGTATTGCAATGAGGTGAAGAACCTTGAAACCTTCCATGACTTTCTCAGTGATTTTGAAAGAGCTTGGAGTAATGGTAAAGCCATGGAATTAGGAAAGATTTATAGTTTGAACCTTTGAGACGGTTCAAGCAGAAAACAGGCAGTTTTGAAGTGGGTTTTGGAGTTCAACTACTTTAAACTAATTTCATCAATGAAGtaataaaattttttatgatATGATGAAACCAAAGGCAGCTCATGGTAGGTAGTTTTACGTGTTAGTTGTAACTCTTGGATTTTTGCCATTATATTTTtcctctttttattattttttaattatgttcATCAACAACTCGGTTCATTTTGGCTGCCATAGCAGCCCTTTCTTCCTACCATCACATAAAACAAGGGTAGGCATGTTATCGTCACCAATGGTCAAGCAGTATATGGTCCATTTGAAATGCTTTTTGTTTTAATGGTTAGTAGTATACAAGTAAACCATAACAATCTCCCACAATCTTTCCAAGGTttcatgaattaattttaaatatgagtcttaaatttaaattttagtttatatatttttaaaattttaaaatttaggttgaattattaattttactttaaaattattctatcaaatttgatagtgtgatattttaaaattaaaaaatatatgcaacaaaaataataaaattataataaacctgaatttaaaagaaaaattttaacagGATTTCAACCTAGTTTAACTCCATTTTAGTTGAGTTCATTGTAGTTATAGAAGGTTTTTAGaaagaaaataggaaaaataGATTGGTTTAATTGGTTATGCTTCTGAATAATTAGTAAGAGTTGGTCATCTGAATATACCAAATCCATTTGTTATTTTCCTCACTTTATTATATAACCTTGGTTTGTTTCTTTTTTGTTCACTCAAGAAGTAAACCCCAAGTCTCCAAATCCAATCAAACAATTTGACTTTCGCCAGTGTCTATACGCAGACAAAAGTTGTAACACCAAGCAATGGCTTCAATAGGACTTCAAATGTGTCTAACTCTAGCCCTCATGGGAATGCTATGGGCAGGAGCCAATGCTCAAATCTGCACTCCGGCACTCACCAACTTAACCCCATGCCTTAACTACATTACTGGAAATACGTCCACCCCATCATCTGCTTGCTGCTCGCAGCTGAAGACGGTCGTTCAATCATCTCCTCAATGTGTTTGCTCCATGCTCAGCATGGGGGCTTCATTGGGGATTACTATAAACCAAACCCTTGCTCTAAAACTCCCTGGTTCTTGTCAGGTTCAAAATCCATCACTTAGCCAGTGTAATGGTAAGCTCTTCATTAACTTTTGGTTTATGCTTATATGATTaatacaataccaactatatAAATTTTCCCAGGTGGAAAATCTGGAACACCTTCAAC
This window of the Gossypium arboreum isolate Shixiya-1 chromosome 12, ASM2569848v2, whole genome shotgun sequence genome carries:
- the LOC108460026 gene encoding non-specific lipid transfer protein GPI-anchored 16, giving the protein MEGFKVLHLIAILSTLSMVSVNGQISTACSASMISSFTPCLNFITGSSGNGSSSPTQGCCSSLKSLMSTSMDCACLIITASVPFQLPINRTLALSLPRACNMGGVPVQCKASGTPLPAPGPVPFLLPPTLAPTAASPLSPEASKASTPESDTPLDLAPASPPEAPSATMNPGIRPVLQPSASTPSYVSLPLVLTLLIGTTIFKFN
- the LOC108460090 gene encoding non-specific lipid transfer protein GPI-anchored 15-like isoform X2; translated protein: MASIGLQMCLTLALMGMLWAGANAQICTPALTNLTPCLNYITGNTSTPSSACCSQLKTVVQSSPQCVCSMLSMGASLGITINQTLALKLPGSCQVQNPSLSQCNGGKSGTPSTAPAASPSGSPSEDASAITPSASDIPSGSKSVPSIDVGSSDASIAKASLHSVICLIFFIATVAKF
- the LOC108460090 gene encoding non-specific lipid transfer protein GPI-anchored 15-like isoform X1, producing MASIGLQMCLTLALMGMLWAGANAQICTPALTNLTPCLNYITGNTSTPSSACCSQLKTVVQSSPQCVCSMLSMGASLGITINQTLALKLPGSCQVQNPSLSQCNGGKSGTPSTAPAASPSGSPSEDASAITPSASDIPSGTGSKSVPSIDVGSSDASIAKASLHSVICLIFFIATVAKF